Genomic window (Fluviispira vulneris):
TTTTTGCGCAACTCGCTGGTCTTGAGTAACAAGCCCAGAGTCGATATCTAAGCGATAGAGTTGTTCAATAATTTCATAATTTGGGTTCAAAGGGAATCTCCTTGTGAGACAAAATAGAGCAACTGTTTTATGTAACACATGGCAATTGTTCTTTCAATGCCTTTTGTGTCTAAAATCACAGCCCACTGACCAAACGTGCTGAAATTAAATTCGGGAGTTTACGAAGCCCAGCAACCACTTCGCTTTCAAGATCACCATCTATGCGAATCAGACTCATAGCCATTCCTCCCCGACGATTGCGTGAAAGTTCAAACTGAGCAATATTAACATTGTTTTTTGCCAAATAGGATCCCACATCTCCAATCACACCTGGTCTATCATGATTTTGCATAACGATTAGATCGTTATCAAGTTCAATTTCAAAGAGAAAATCATTGATTGAGCTTAGACGGGCAAATTTCCCATCATAGAGTACGGCGCCCACTGATATTTTTTCATTGGTACCTTTACCATAAACTTCAAATAAAAGTTCATTTTTTGCAGTAGAGGAAGGAGTCATTTCTATCTCAAATTCAAGACCTTTGCGCAGGAGTATTTTTTCTGCATTGACATAGGAGACAAATTCTTCTGAGGCATGGGAAAGAAAACCTTTAATTGCAGAAAGTTTTAAAACCTGTAAGTCTTCTTTGTTGAGATTTGCTTTGACAGTTAGCTTTAAAACGGCTGGTTGAAAGTCAAAGATTTGCGCACCAAAGCGTGAGACTTTTTCAGATAGGACAGAGAAAACTTTAAGATCATTTGTGCCCAATAAGGAAACATGTGGTAGATTAACAGGGTAATCGACAATTTCCCCGCGTAAAGCTTTCAAAACTTGAATCGCAATGGTTTCACCAATGCGATACTGTGCTTCAGCCGTACTTGCTCCGATATGGGGTGTCACAATGACATTGGAATGAGAGATAAGTTCCTGTAATGGTTTTGGTTCATTGTCAAAGGTGTCAATGGCAGCACCCACTATATACCCTTCGTTGAGGACTTCGAGCAGTGCCTTCTCGGCAATAATTCCTCCACGCGCGGCGTTCACAATAATACCACCTTTGCGCATTTTCTTGAGCTCAACTGTAGAAATCATGCCTTTTGTTTCTTTATTGAGAGGCACATGCACTGAAAGAATATCACATTCTGCAAGCAATTCTTCCAAAGTATTCTTACGCTCAGCATAATTTTTACGGAAAACATCTTCAGAAATATATGGATCATAGGCAATGACTCGCATATCGAAGCCTTTAGCAAATTTGGCAACGCGGTGACCCACATTACCAAGACCGACGATTCCGATGGTTTTTCCACCGAGCTCGGTTCCAGAGAATTTGTGCCGATTCCAGCCACCCGCACTTGTGCTGACGTGGGCTTGAGGGATTTTGCGGACAAGTGCAAGAAGCAAACCCATAGTTAATTCAGCAGCCGAGTTTGTGTTTTTTCCAGGGGTATTGACGACAAGGATGCCCATTTCTGTGGCTAAATCACAATCAATATTGCCATAGCCAACCGCTGCGCGCGCAACAACGCTTAATTTTTTAGCTTTGCGCAAAAGTTCAGCATCGACATCGGTTTCTGAGCGGCTGATAAGAACATGTGTGTCTTCTATTTCTTTTAAAATGACATCACGGGGTGCATCAGGAATATAAACAATATTAAGTGATTCAGAGACAGCAAGCTCAGAAGGTTGATTGTTCAATAGCTTAAGAGCTATATCATGGAGTTTACCTGTAATGAGAATTTTAACTGTCTTTTCCATCTGTGTTTTTCCTATGGCTTAAGATAAATGTGAATGTAAACTCTCACCTAATTTGGAGAGTATTTTGGCAGGCGTACCATAATCCACGAGTTGTCCATTGCCAAGCACAACAACATGATCAGCATTATTTAATGTCTCTAAGCGATGAGCAATGATAATGACTGTTTTATGAGCAAAAGCTGTGTTTAAAGTTTCTTGTATGAGTTTTTCCGTTTCCAAATCAACACTTGCCGTGGCTTCGTCCATAAGTATGATTTTGGCATTGCATAAAATAGCTCGTGCCATACAAATCAGTTGGCGTTGTCCGACCGAAAAGTTGTGTCCTCTTTCGGTTAAAACGTAATTGAGTTTTTCTGGAAGATTTTCGATATATTTCGCAAGTTGAACTTCTTTTAATGCTTCCCACATTTGTTCTTCAGAATATTTTCCAGTTCTGTCTAAATTATATTTTAAAGTACCAGAAAATAAATGCGGCTCCTGGGGAACAATTGCAAAAACTTTGCGAGCATCTTCAAGTGATATTT
Coding sequences:
- the serA gene encoding phosphoglycerate dehydrogenase, encoding MEKTVKILITGKLHDIALKLLNNQPSELAVSESLNIVYIPDAPRDVILKEIEDTHVLISRSETDVDAELLRKAKKLSVVARAAVGYGNIDCDLATEMGILVVNTPGKNTNSAAELTMGLLLALVRKIPQAHVSTSAGGWNRHKFSGTELGGKTIGIVGLGNVGHRVAKFAKGFDMRVIAYDPYISEDVFRKNYAERKNTLEELLAECDILSVHVPLNKETKGMISTVELKKMRKGGIIVNAARGGIIAEKALLEVLNEGYIVGAAIDTFDNEPKPLQELISHSNVIVTPHIGASTAEAQYRIGETIAIQVLKALRGEIVDYPVNLPHVSLLGTNDLKVFSVLSEKVSRFGAQIFDFQPAVLKLTVKANLNKEDLQVLKLSAIKGFLSHASEEFVSYVNAEKILLRKGLEFEIEMTPSSTAKNELLFEVYGKGTNEKISVGAVLYDGKFARLSSINDFLFEIELDNDLIVMQNHDRPGVIGDVGSYLAKNNVNIAQFELSRNRRGGMAMSLIRIDGDLESEVVAGLRKLPNLISARLVSGL